The Sulfitobacter sp. SK011 genome has a window encoding:
- a CDS encoding xanthine dehydrogenase family protein subunit M, whose protein sequence is MYNFDVERPTTIADAVQAMSRDEAQPISGGQTLIPTLKARLAAPSVLVSLTGIDEMQGVCTDDEGRLCIGGATTHATVMREAASHYPALAGLAARIGDPAVRNRGTIGGSVANNDPSACYPAAVLASGATVVTNSREIAADDYFQGMFATALEEGEIVTEVKFPVPDAAHYEKFIQPASRFPLVAAFVAKFSDGVRVAITGASNDGVFRWTEAEAALTSNFSADALAGLSVDGTDMISDLHGTGAYRAHLVGVMTKRAVAAIG, encoded by the coding sequence ATGTACAATTTTGACGTTGAAAGACCCACCACGATCGCAGACGCGGTTCAGGCGATGTCGCGTGACGAGGCGCAGCCGATCAGCGGCGGGCAGACCCTGATCCCGACGCTCAAGGCGCGGCTGGCGGCACCGTCGGTTTTGGTGTCACTGACCGGCATTGATGAGATGCAGGGGGTGTGTACGGACGATGAGGGACGGCTCTGCATCGGCGGGGCCACAACCCACGCCACAGTCATGCGCGAGGCGGCGTCCCATTATCCGGCGCTGGCCGGTCTGGCAGCGCGCATTGGCGATCCGGCGGTGCGCAATCGTGGCACCATCGGCGGATCGGTGGCCAACAACGACCCGTCAGCCTGCTATCCCGCAGCGGTGCTTGCGAGCGGGGCTACCGTTGTGACCAACAGTCGCGAGATTGCTGCAGACGATTATTTTCAGGGCATGTTTGCCACCGCTTTGGAAGAAGGTGAGATCGTCACGGAAGTTAAATTCCCGGTTCCGGACGCCGCGCATTATGAGAAGTTCATTCAGCCTGCATCGCGGTTCCCGCTTGTGGCTGCGTTCGTGGCAAAGTTCAGCGACGGTGTGCGTGTCGCGATCACCGGGGCGTCCAATGATGGTGTGTTTCGCTGGACGGAGGCAGAGGCCGCACTGACTTCGAATTTCTCGGCGGATGCGCTGGCAGGTCTGAGTGTCGATGGCACGGACATGATCAGCGATCTGCATGGCACCGGGGCATACCGCGCCCATCTGGTGGGTGTCATGACAAAACGCGCAGTGGCTGCTATCGGATAA
- the infC gene encoding translation initiation factor IF-3, with protein MARRPHNAPPQRDTGPRVNENIRSPEIRLIGADGENAGVVTPTRAMEMAEEAGLDLVEISPNANPPVCKIMDFGKFKYETQKREAEARKKQKIIEIKEVKFRPNTDTNDYDVKMRNVFKFLENGDKVKITLRFRGREMAHQNLGRELLERVAEDTKDAGKVENFPKMEGRQMVMLIGPLPKS; from the coding sequence ATCGCTCGCAGACCCCATAATGCGCCGCCGCAACGCGACACCGGCCCGCGCGTCAACGAAAATATTCGTTCCCCTGAAATCCGCCTGATTGGTGCAGACGGCGAAAACGCCGGCGTCGTGACCCCGACACGTGCCATGGAAATGGCCGAGGAAGCCGGACTTGATCTGGTTGAGATTTCGCCAAACGCCAATCCACCCGTGTGCAAGATCATGGATTTTGGCAAGTTCAAATACGAGACGCAGAAACGCGAAGCCGAAGCGCGCAAGAAGCAAAAGATCATCGAGATCAAAGAGGTCAAGTTTCGCCCGAATACGGACACGAATGACTACGATGTGAAGATGCGCAATGTTTTCAAATTTTTGGAAAATGGCGACAAGGTGAAAATCACCCTGCGTTTCCGGGGCCGTGAGATGGCGCACCAGAATCTGGGCCGCGAATTGCTGGAACGGGTTGCCGAAGACACCAAAGATGCGGGCAAGGTCGAGAACTTTCCAAAGATGGAAGGCCGCCAGATGGTCATGCTGATTGGACCTTTGCCAAAAAGCTGA
- a CDS encoding xanthine dehydrogenase family protein molybdopterin-binding subunit, translated as MPKDSGIGASSKRREDVRFLTGAGNYTDDINIRGQAHVFFLRSDVAHGTLTNVDTSAAEGMPGVVKVFTGADFAEVGGMPCGWQVTDRHGEAMQEPRHPVLAHGKVRHVGEPIAAVVADTLEQARDAAEAIVVDIDELPAVIDMKDAVKDGATKVHDDLTSNLCYDWGFVEENKGAVDQAFKDAAHVTTLELVNNRLVANPMEPRVAVADYARGDGEHTLYTTSQNPHVIRLLMGAFVLGIPEHKLRVVAPDVGGGFGTKIFHYQEEAFCTFAAKACNRPVKWTSSRSEAFISDAHGRDHVTKIELALDGDNNFTALRTDTYANMGAYLSTFAPSVPTWLHGTLMAGNYKTPLIYVNVKAVFTNTVPVDAYRGAGRPEATFQLERLIDKTAHELGVDPIALRRQNFITEFPYATPVAVEYDTGNYVATMDKLEEMADIAGFAARRKASEAKGKLRGFGMNCYIEACGIAPSNLVGQLGARAGLYESATVRVNATGGLVVMTGSHSHGQGHETSFAQVVAEMIGIDENMVEIVHGDTGRGPMGMGTYGSRSIAVGGSAMVRATEKIIAKAKKIASHLLEASETDIELKDGVFSVAGTDKSVAWGDVTLAAYVPHNYPLDDIEPGLEETAFYDPSNFTYPSGAYACEVELDPETGQVTIERFSAADDFGNIINPMIVTGQVHGGLAQGIGQALLENCSYDSDGQLLSASYMDYAMPRASDLPFYDVDHSCQTPCTHNPLGVKGCGEAGAIGSPPSVVNAVLDAMRSGGHDVAHIDMPVSPARVWAAMNS; from the coding sequence ATGCCTAAGGACAGTGGAATTGGTGCCAGCAGCAAGCGGCGCGAAGACGTTCGGTTTTTGACCGGGGCAGGCAACTACACAGACGACATCAACATCCGGGGGCAGGCCCATGTATTTTTCCTGCGCTCTGACGTGGCCCATGGCACACTGACAAATGTCGATACATCCGCGGCCGAGGGCATGCCTGGTGTGGTCAAGGTCTTTACCGGTGCGGATTTCGCCGAAGTGGGCGGGATGCCCTGCGGCTGGCAGGTGACCGACAGACATGGCGAAGCGATGCAGGAACCGCGCCACCCTGTGCTGGCCCATGGAAAAGTCCGCCATGTCGGCGAACCGATTGCCGCTGTGGTCGCAGATACACTTGAGCAGGCCCGCGATGCCGCGGAAGCCATTGTGGTTGACATAGATGAACTGCCCGCCGTCATCGACATGAAAGACGCAGTCAAGGACGGGGCAACCAAGGTACATGATGATCTCACTTCAAACCTTTGTTATGACTGGGGATTTGTTGAGGAAAACAAAGGCGCTGTGGATCAGGCATTCAAGGATGCGGCGCATGTAACGACGCTGGAACTGGTCAACAACCGGCTGGTCGCCAACCCAATGGAACCGCGGGTGGCAGTGGCGGATTATGCGCGCGGCGATGGAGAACATACGCTTTATACCACCTCGCAGAACCCACATGTGATCCGGCTGTTGATGGGGGCGTTTGTCTTGGGCATTCCCGAACACAAACTGCGCGTTGTGGCCCCGGATGTGGGCGGCGGGTTTGGCACCAAAATCTTTCACTATCAGGAAGAGGCGTTTTGCACATTTGCCGCCAAAGCCTGTAACCGCCCGGTGAAATGGACATCCAGCCGGTCTGAGGCGTTCATTTCGGATGCGCACGGCCGGGACCACGTGACCAAGATTGAACTGGCGCTGGATGGGGACAACAACTTTACCGCATTGCGCACCGACACCTATGCCAACATGGGGGCCTATCTCAGCACCTTTGCACCTTCGGTGCCAACATGGCTGCACGGCACATTGATGGCAGGCAACTACAAAACGCCGTTGATCTATGTGAACGTCAAGGCGGTGTTCACCAACACGGTGCCGGTGGACGCCTATCGCGGTGCCGGCAGGCCAGAGGCCACGTTCCAATTGGAGCGGCTGATTGACAAGACGGCGCATGAACTGGGTGTCGATCCGATAGCCCTGCGGCGGCAGAACTTTATCACCGAATTCCCGTATGCCACGCCGGTGGCGGTAGAATATGACACCGGCAACTATGTGGCCACCATGGACAAGCTCGAAGAGATGGCCGACATCGCGGGGTTTGCCGCACGGCGCAAAGCGTCAGAGGCCAAAGGCAAACTGCGTGGCTTTGGCATGAACTGCTACATTGAGGCTTGTGGCATCGCGCCCTCAAACCTCGTTGGGCAATTGGGCGCACGTGCGGGGCTTTACGAATCTGCGACGGTGCGTGTCAACGCCACTGGCGGTCTGGTCGTCATGACCGGCAGCCACAGCCACGGGCAGGGGCATGAGACATCCTTTGCGCAGGTTGTGGCAGAGATGATCGGCATTGACGAAAACATGGTTGAGATCGTGCACGGCGATACAGGGCGCGGGCCGATGGGCATGGGCACCTACGGGTCCCGCTCTATTGCAGTGGGCGGATCGGCTATGGTGCGGGCGACCGAAAAAATCATCGCCAAGGCCAAAAAGATTGCCTCGCATCTTCTGGAGGCGTCCGAGACTGACATTGAGCTCAAGGATGGCGTATTCAGTGTGGCAGGGACGGATAAATCCGTGGCCTGGGGCGATGTGACACTGGCCGCCTACGTGCCGCATAACTATCCGCTTGATGACATTGAGCCGGGTCTGGAGGAGACGGCGTTCTATGATCCGTCCAATTTTACCTATCCATCCGGCGCCTATGCCTGCGAGGTCGAGCTTGACCCCGAAACGGGTCAGGTCACGATCGAAAGGTTCTCGGCCGCAGATGACTTTGGCAACATCATCAACCCGATGATCGTGACGGGTCAGGTGCATGGTGGACTGGCCCAGGGGATCGGTCAGGCCTTGCTGGAAAACTGTTCTTATGACAGCGACGGCCAGTTGCTCAGCGCGTCCTATATGGATTACGCGATGCCGCGGGCCAGTGATCTGCCGTTTTATGATGTTGATCATTCCTGCCAGACACCCTGCACACACAATCCCTTAGGCGTAAAAGGCTGTGGTGAGGCAGGTGCCATCGGATCGCCGCCATCGGTGGTCAATGCGGTTTTGGATGCCATGCGGTCAGGGGGACATGACGTGGCGCATATCGACATGCCCGTCTCGCCCGCGCGGGTCTGGGCGGCGATGAATTCTTGA
- a CDS encoding OmpA family protein, which produces MKKFLKSTTSLSISIALAMPTTGFAQAEAVSCGPTKEQVEFPCALKSGDLIESKKDLREARKALRQALKAAKDSGAAITEDMLEAVEDASDEAVDQAAADQAAADQAAADQAAADQAAADQAAADQAAADQAAADQAAADQAAADQAAADQAAADQAAADQAAADQAAADQAAADQAAADLAAANQAAADQAAADQAAADLAAANQAAADQAAADQAAADLAAANAAADAEAQAALEAQLAEEAAAAEAQAALDAQAATDAQTAEAAAVEEALREERRAARREERRAERQAERAAAAAAAAEADAGTATATVVTEEVTADEVRTSDEEFDTSVASRSAAAAPATAAATATAPAAAPAEDSGLSKFEKALLLGLGAVVVGSVLKNGDKIVSRSGDRVVVQDPNGDLRVLKDDDALIRRPGDEVRTETFSDGSSRSTVVKPDGSRIVTIRARDGSVLRRVNVDPQGREYILFDDTTVEEQEIVVNELPQIEQRSASVGTQSEDALRAALEMQSAVPQNRTFSLRQVREISQVRSLAPELELDAVRFQTGSAAILPEQARSLARIGGTLRELIRQDPRTVILVEGHTDAVGDATYNLALSDRRAETVALALTEYFNVPPENMITQGYGESALKIPTLTAEAANRRAVVRNITGLLR; this is translated from the coding sequence ATGAAAAAATTTCTAAAATCAACAACCTCTCTGAGCATCAGCATCGCTTTGGCGATGCCGACGACAGGTTTTGCTCAGGCTGAGGCCGTGTCCTGCGGCCCCACCAAGGAGCAGGTCGAATTCCCCTGTGCTTTGAAATCCGGCGATTTGATCGAGTCCAAGAAGGATTTGAGGGAGGCCCGCAAAGCGCTGCGGCAGGCTCTGAAGGCAGCCAAAGATAGTGGTGCAGCCATAACCGAAGACATGTTGGAGGCCGTCGAGGATGCCTCGGATGAGGCGGTGGATCAGGCTGCGGCAGACCAAGCGGCAGCGGATCAGGCAGCGGCTGACCAAGCGGCTGCAGATCAGGCGGCAGCGGATCAAGCGGCTGCAGACCAAGCAGCGGCAGATCAGGCTGCAGCAGATCAAGCGGCAGCAGACCAAGCAGCTGCAGACCAAGCAGCAGCGGATCAAGCGGCGGCAGATCAGGCGGCTGCGGATCAAGCGGCCGCAGATCAGGCGGCGGCAGACCAAGCGGCTGCGGATCAAGCGGCAGCGGACCTGGCGGCGGCAAATCAGGCAGCGGCAGACCAAGCGGCAGCAGATCAAGCGGCAGCGGACCTCGCGGCGGCAAATCAGGCAGCAGCAGATCAGGCAGCAGCAGATCAGGCAGCGGCTGACCTCGCGGCAGCGAACGCAGCAGCAGACGCGGAAGCACAGGCCGCGCTGGAAGCACAATTGGCGGAAGAAGCGGCAGCAGCTGAGGCGCAGGCTGCTTTGGATGCACAGGCTGCCACCGACGCCCAAACAGCCGAAGCAGCGGCGGTTGAAGAAGCCCTGCGTGAAGAGCGCCGTGCCGCGCGTCGCGAGGAGCGTCGTGCCGAGCGTCAGGCAGAGCGGGCAGCGGCAGCAGCGGCTGCAGCCGAGGCTGATGCAGGCACGGCAACGGCAACCGTTGTGACCGAGGAAGTCACAGCGGATGAAGTGCGGACGTCGGATGAAGAGTTCGACACATCTGTTGCCAGCCGGTCCGCGGCAGCGGCACCAGCGACGGCGGCAGCCACGGCAACCGCGCCCGCCGCCGCCCCGGCCGAAGACAGCGGGTTGAGCAAATTTGAAAAAGCTCTGTTGCTGGGTCTGGGTGCGGTCGTGGTCGGCTCTGTGCTGAAAAATGGCGACAAGATTGTCAGCCGATCTGGTGACCGCGTCGTTGTACAAGATCCAAATGGCGATTTGCGGGTCTTGAAAGACGACGATGCCTTGATCCGCCGCCCCGGCGATGAGGTGCGCACCGAGACATTCAGTGATGGATCAAGCCGCAGCACGGTCGTGAAGCCGGACGGATCCAGGATTGTGACCATCCGCGCCCGTGATGGGTCTGTTCTGCGCCGGGTGAATGTCGATCCTCAGGGTCGCGAATACATTCTGTTTGATGACACCACCGTGGAAGAGCAGGAAATTGTGGTAAATGAACTGCCACAGATCGAGCAACGTTCTGCATCTGTGGGCACCCAGTCCGAGGATGCCCTGCGTGCTGCTTTGGAAATGCAATCAGCGGTGCCGCAGAACCGGACGTTCTCGTTGCGTCAGGTGCGCGAGATAAGTCAGGTGCGTTCACTGGCTCCGGAGCTTGAATTGGATGCGGTCCGCTTTCAAACCGGGTCAGCGGCGATCTTGCCAGAGCAGGCGCGCAGCCTGGCGCGTATTGGCGGCACCTTGCGTGAACTGATCCGCCAGGATCCGCGCACGGTCATTTTGGTCGAAGGGCACACAGATGCCGTGGGCGATGCGACCTATAATCTGGCCCTGTCGGATCGGCGTGCGGAAACGGTGGCACTGGCCTTGACGGAATATTTCAATGTGCCCCCGGAAAACATGATCACCCAAGGCTACGGTGAATCTGCGCTGAAAATACCGACGCTGACCGCAGAGGCGGCGAACCGCCGGGCCGTTGTGCGCAATATCACCGGATTGCTGCGCTAA
- a CDS encoding nitrite/sulfite reductase, with protein sequence MYHYTDFDAEFLATRNAQFRAQVERRIDGSLTEDEFKPLRLMNGLYLQLHAYMLRVAIPYGTLNGAQMHKLADIADKWDKGYGHFTTRQNIQYNWPELRDVPDMLDALAEVNLHAIQTSGNTIRNVTADHFAGAAADEVADPRPVAELIRQWSTDHPEFQFLPRKFKVAVTGSANDRAVIKAHDIGLRILERDGEIGYEVIVGGGLGRTPMIGKVLNEFLPQADLLPYLEAIVSVYNLLGRRDNKYKARIKITVHENGIDDIRARVEERFALIRPQFTGVDQQMLARIEADFAQPTYKTASEDPFRNAYQHDPLFRSWADTNISEHRAPGYAIVSISLKAHGKTPGDASSSQMRLMAELAKRYGHDELRISHEQNVIMPHVHRGDLPSVFSALRAAGLGTANIGLISDIIACPGMDYCALATARSIPVAQHIATRFDELKLEHDVGPLKIKISGCINACGHHHVGHIGILGLDRAGVENYQITLGGDGTEDAALGERAGPGFSAEAIVPAIETLVLAYLELRSEPSETFLQTYRRLGLAPFKAALYPEDQKDRANAA encoded by the coding sequence ATGTACCACTACACCGATTTTGATGCCGAGTTTCTCGCCACCCGCAACGCACAGTTTCGCGCACAGGTTGAACGCCGCATTGACGGGTCGTTGACCGAGGATGAATTCAAACCTCTGCGCCTGATGAATGGTCTCTATCTGCAATTGCACGCCTATATGCTGCGCGTGGCGATCCCTTATGGCACGCTGAATGGCGCGCAGATGCACAAGCTCGCGGATATCGCGGACAAATGGGACAAGGGCTATGGCCACTTCACCACCCGTCAGAACATCCAGTACAACTGGCCCGAATTGCGCGATGTGCCGGATATGCTCGATGCGCTGGCAGAGGTGAACCTGCACGCGATCCAGACCTCGGGCAACACGATCCGCAATGTCACGGCGGACCACTTTGCCGGGGCTGCAGCAGATGAGGTTGCCGATCCGCGTCCGGTGGCCGAACTCATCCGCCAATGGTCCACGGACCACCCGGAATTTCAATTCCTGCCGCGCAAATTCAAGGTGGCGGTCACCGGTTCGGCCAATGACCGCGCGGTGATCAAGGCACATGACATCGGCCTGCGTATTCTGGAACGTGATGGTGAGATTGGGTATGAAGTGATCGTCGGCGGTGGCCTTGGCCGCACCCCGATGATTGGCAAAGTCCTGAATGAATTCCTGCCACAGGCCGACTTGCTACCCTATCTTGAGGCCATCGTCAGCGTCTACAACCTGTTGGGTCGGCGCGACAACAAATACAAGGCCCGCATCAAGATCACCGTGCATGAGAACGGCATCGACGATATCCGCGCGCGGGTCGAAGAACGCTTTGCACTGATCCGTCCGCAGTTTACCGGCGTGGATCAGCAGATGCTTGCCCGGATTGAGGCGGATTTTGCCCAGCCAACGTATAAAACCGCGAGCGAAGACCCCTTTCGCAACGCCTATCAGCATGATCCTCTGTTTCGCAGCTGGGCCGACACCAACATCAGCGAACACCGTGCGCCGGGATATGCGATTGTGTCGATCAGCCTCAAGGCACATGGCAAAACGCCGGGTGACGCCAGCTCAAGCCAGATGCGGCTGATGGCGGAGCTTGCCAAACGCTATGGCCACGATGAACTGCGCATCAGCCACGAGCAGAATGTGATCATGCCGCATGTGCACCGTGGCGATCTGCCATCGGTGTTCTCGGCGTTGCGCGCGGCGGGACTTGGCACCGCCAATATCGGGCTGATCAGCGATATCATCGCCTGCCCCGGCATGGATTATTGCGCGCTGGCCACGGCCCGTTCGATCCCCGTCGCCCAGCACATCGCCACGCGCTTTGATGAACTGAAACTGGAACATGACGTGGGCCCGCTCAAGATCAAGATCTCAGGCTGCATCAATGCCTGCGGGCATCACCATGTGGGCCACATCGGCATTCTCGGTCTCGACCGCGCAGGTGTGGAAAACTATCAGATCACACTGGGCGGGGACGGCACCGAAGACGCAGCATTGGGCGAACGTGCGGGCCCCGGATTCTCAGCCGAAGCGATTGTTCCGGCCATTGAAACACTGGTGCTGGCCTATCTTGAGCTGCGCAGCGAGCCATCCGAGACCTTCCTGCAAACCTACAGACGCCTCGGTCTGGCCCCGTTTAAGGCAGCCCTCTACCCTGAGGATCAGAAAGACCGGGCAAATGCCGCTTGA
- a CDS encoding DUF2849 domain-containing protein, which yields MAKPFTPKVVTANALLEGDVIYQTATGWTRHLAEAEVLTDEADADLRLIDASAQQDLVVGVYLADVTLQDDTPHPTHFREDFRAKGPSNYAHGKQETL from the coding sequence ATGGCCAAGCCTTTTACCCCCAAAGTCGTCACCGCCAACGCCCTTTTGGAAGGCGATGTGATCTATCAGACCGCAACAGGCTGGACCCGCCATCTGGCAGAAGCCGAGGTTCTGACCGATGAGGCCGACGCCGACCTGCGCCTGATTGATGCCAGTGCGCAGCAAGACCTCGTTGTGGGTGTGTATCTCGCCGATGTGACACTGCAGGATGACACGCCCCACCCCACCCATTTTCGCGAAGATTTTCGCGCCAAAGGCCCGTCGAACTACGCGCACGGCAAACAGGAGACCCTGTAA
- a CDS encoding phosphoadenylyl-sulfate reductase, translating to MPLDHPDLHPFKNTDAPGPVTGAALVERVARLNTDLRHHSATDVLRAAVREVPNLALVSSFGAESVALLHLASMVKRDLPVLFIDTEMLFAETLVYQQELTERLGLHNVSILRAADIAKHDPDGTLHQTDPDACCGLRKTAPLAKALKGFDGWITGRKRFQSGARAALPFFEVEAVSADAPARIKVNPLAFWHAGDVSDYIDENRLPRHPLVARGFPSIGCAPCTSPVRSGEDPRAGRWRDTPKDECGIHFVNGKMVRTGANT from the coding sequence ATGCCGCTTGATCACCCTGATCTTCACCCTTTTAAAAATACCGATGCGCCGGGGCCTGTAACGGGTGCCGCGCTGGTGGAAAGGGTTGCCCGCCTCAACACGGACCTGCGCCATCACAGCGCCACAGATGTGTTGCGCGCCGCCGTGCGCGAGGTGCCAAACCTTGCCTTGGTATCCAGCTTTGGCGCGGAATCGGTGGCGCTGTTGCACCTCGCCTCAATGGTGAAACGCGATCTGCCGGTGCTTTTCATCGACACAGAAATGCTTTTTGCCGAAACGCTGGTCTATCAACAGGAACTTACCGAACGGCTGGGGCTGCACAATGTCTCTATCCTGCGGGCTGCTGATATCGCAAAGCATGACCCGGATGGCACCTTACATCAAACCGACCCCGATGCCTGCTGTGGCCTGCGCAAAACCGCGCCTTTGGCTAAAGCCTTAAAGGGTTTTGACGGCTGGATCACCGGGCGCAAGCGGTTTCAGTCTGGCGCGCGCGCCGCTTTGCCGTTCTTCGAGGTTGAAGCCGTCAGCGCGGACGCGCCAGCGCGGATCAAGGTTAATCCGCTGGCATTCTGGCATGCTGGGGACGTGTCTGACTACATCGACGAAAACCGGCTGCCGCGTCATCCTCTGGTCGCGCGCGGCTTTCCCTCCATTGGGTGTGCGCCGTGCACTTCACCGGTCAGATCAGGTGAAGACCCCCGCGCAGGCCGTTGGAGAGACACACCAAAAGATGAATGTGGCATCCATTTTGTGAATGGTAAAATGGTGCGAACAGGAGCGAACACATGA
- a CDS encoding DUF934 domain-containing protein, translating into MTQLINDTGFVADDWTQGFCNQGAANDCVALDLPSDADPGTINLTGLKMIRVDFPSSADGRGFTIARALRLRGYTGRLRAHGAVLADQYAMARRAGFDEVEVDGAIAARQPSDQWLFRADWQQNDYQSRLRGAAT; encoded by the coding sequence ATGACACAACTTATTAACGATACCGGTTTCGTCGCGGACGACTGGACCCAAGGGTTCTGCAATCAGGGTGCTGCAAACGATTGCGTGGCACTTGACCTGCCGTCTGACGCGGACCCCGGCACAATCAATTTGACGGGTCTCAAGATGATCCGCGTTGATTTTCCGTCCTCCGCAGATGGCCGCGGCTTTACCATCGCGCGGGCGCTGCGGTTGCGCGGATACACCGGGCGTCTGCGCGCGCATGGCGCGGTGCTGGCTGATCAATATGCCATGGCGCGGCGGGCCGGTTTTGATGAGGTCGAGGTCGACGGTGCCATCGCTGCGCGCCAGCCTTCTGATCAATGGTTGTTCCGCGCTGATTGGCAGCAGAATGATTACCAATCCCGATTGCGCGGCGCTGCGACCTAA
- a CDS encoding ferredoxin--NADP reductase, whose translation MTEQTPVNQTAAKPVPTLPDAQTVTSVKHWTDRLFSFRVTRPASLRFRSGEFVMIGLMGDPDPVTGKQKPLLRAYSIASPAWDDELEFYSIKVQDGPLTSKLQHIQPGDQIILRPKPVGTLVHDALLPGKRLWFFATGTGFAPFASLLREPQTYEDYDEVIITHTCRDVAELEYSRTLIADLQADEMMQELIGAENLAKIRYYPTTTREQSPKMGRITTLLEDGTLFSDLGIDGISAPTDRAMVCGSIGLNTDLKKILEGFGLEEGANSDPRHYVVEKAFVG comes from the coding sequence ATGACTGAGCAAACACCTGTGAACCAAACAGCCGCCAAACCCGTACCGACCCTGCCGGACGCGCAGACAGTGACTTCTGTGAAACACTGGACTGACCGATTGTTTTCCTTTCGCGTCACCCGGCCCGCCTCGTTGCGGTTCCGGTCGGGTGAATTTGTGATGATTGGCCTGATGGGCGATCCCGACCCGGTGACCGGCAAGCAAAAGCCGCTGCTGCGCGCCTATTCCATTGCGTCACCGGCATGGGACGACGAGCTGGAGTTCTATTCGATCAAGGTACAGGACGGGCCGCTGACCTCGAAACTGCAGCATATCCAGCCCGGCGATCAGATCATTCTGCGGCCCAAACCTGTCGGCACGCTGGTGCATGACGCCCTGTTGCCCGGCAAGCGGCTGTGGTTCTTTGCCACCGGCACAGGCTTTGCACCTTTCGCGTCGCTTTTGCGTGAACCGCAGACCTATGAGGATTACGATGAGGTGATCATCACCCATACCTGTCGCGATGTGGCTGAGCTGGAATACAGCCGCACCCTGATTGCAGATCTGCAGGCGGATGAGATGATGCAGGAACTGATCGGTGCCGAAAATCTGGCCAAGATCCGCTATTATCCGACCACCACCCGTGAACAAAGCCCCAAGATGGGCCGGATCACCACCTTGCTCGAAGACGGTACGTTGTTCAGCGATCTGGGGATTGACGGCATTTCAGCCCCGACAGACCGGGCGATGGTTTGTGGATCCATCGGGCTGAACACCGACCTCAAGAAGATCCTCGAAGGGTTTGGCCTTGAGGAAGGGGCGAATTCAGACCCCAGGCATTATGTCGTTGAAAAGGCCTTTGTCGGCTAA